In Taeniopygia guttata chromosome 24, bTaeGut7.mat, whole genome shotgun sequence, a single genomic region encodes these proteins:
- the NHERF4 gene encoding Na(+)/H(+) exchange regulatory cofactor NHE-RF4 isoform X1, with product MEQPTSAPALTQSFSLPRVPLEATRSCPQAGCPGVLVPAPSSDWQCPGAGRAGKTRGCLTIKPGASWERRGRFPATSPCTLLPLAIPAAMKQTKGLEGDKMSIVKFEFNPKVGIDNPALTLTEDTDAEGVGEPRFYLLTKESTETFGFCLHEELCCQGHVIRQLELGGVAQRRGLQDGDRLLQVNGHFVDHMDHLRVVQKIKASGNQVLLAVLDGDSYEAAKSLGRDLSQMLPGDIRPRLCHVTRDKSGFGFSVSCPEGTKGTFQLSVLQDGPADRAGVPAGCWLLELNGDSVRSYSHTQLSRKLKQSGNKVTLLVASSAVEEFYRLRGLRVTAALADTSRLPFKVRELHLVKGPAGYGFLLKEDDCSSGGVGQFLWEVDVGLPAEQAGMKEGDRVLAVNGESIEGLDHEQTVHRIRAREDRVTLLVIDPAGDEFYHSIGLSPLQFFEDSDPASGSCTPSLPSRSGSPALCDVEVAPKGPVSWLMAAANSIEIIQSQRQEQHTKLCQAF from the exons ATGGAGCAGcccacctctgctccagcactgaCCCAGTCATTCtccctgccccgtgtccccctggaagccaccaggagctgtccccaggctgggtgTCCCGGGgtgctggtccctgctcccagctctgactggcagtgccctggggctgggagggcagggaagaCTCGGGGCTGTTTAACCATTAAACCTGGGGCGTCTTGGGAGAGGCGGGGACGCTTCCCTGCCACTTCACCCTGTACCTTGCTCCCTCTGGCAATCCCTGCAGCCATGAAGCAAACAAAAG GGCTCGAGGGAGACAAGATGTCCATCGT AAAATTTGAATTTAACCCCAAAGTTGGGATCGACAACCCTGCCTTGACACTGACTGAGGACACGG ATGCTGAGGGCGTGGGGGAGCCCCGCTTCTACCTGCTGACCAAGGAGAGCACCGAGACCTTCGGCTTCTGCCTGCACgaggagctgtgctgccagggcCACGTCATccggcagctggagctgggggggGTGGCCCAGCGCAGGGGGCTGCAGGACGGGGACCGGCTGCTCCAGGTCAATGGCCACTTCGTGGACCACATGGACCACCTCAGG GTGGTGCAGAAGATCAAGGCCAGCGGGAACCAGGTCCTGCTGGCGGTGCTGGACGGTGACTCCTATGAAGCAGCCAAgtccctgggcagggacctGTCACAGATGCTGCCAGGGGACATCCGCCCGCGCCTCTGCCACGTCACCAGGGACAAAAGCGGCTTTGGCTTCAGCGTGTCGTGTCCAGAAG gcaccaAGGGCACCTTCCAGCTGTCGGTGCTGCAGGACGGGCCAGCGGACAGAGCGGGGGTGCCAGCgggctgctggctgctggagctgaacGGGGACAGCGTCAGGAGCTACTCCCACACGCAGCTCAGCAGAAAG CTTAAGCAGAGCGGCAACAAGGTGACACTGCTGGTGGCATCCAGCGCTGTGGAGGAGTTCTATCGCCTGCGGGGCCTGCGGGTCACGGCTGCCTTGGCAGACACCTCCAGGCTCCCCTTCAAGGTCCGGGAGCTGCACCTGGTGAAGGGTCCTGCTGGTTATGGCTTCCTGCTCAAGGAGGATGACTGCAGCTCGGGAGGAGTAG GCCAGTTCCTGTGGGAAGTGGATGTGGGGCTGCCGGCCGagcaggcagggatgaaggaaggGGACCGTGTGCTGGCAGTGAACGGGGAGAGCATCGAGGGGCTGGACCACGAGCAGACCGTGCACAGGATCCGCGCCCGGGAGGACCGGGTGACCCTGCTGGTCATCGACCCTGCTGGTGATGAGTTCTACCACTCG ATTGGGCTGTCCCCGCTGCAGTTCTTTGAGGATAGTGACCCCGCCTCAGGCTCCTGCAcgccctccctgccctctcGCAGCGGCTCCCCTGCACTCTGTGACGTGGAGGTGGCACCCAAGGGACCTGTGTCCTGGCTGATGGCTGCTGCCAACAGCATAGAGATCATACAG AGCCAGCGCCAGGAGCAGCACACAAAGCTGTGCCAGGCATTCTAA
- the NHERF4 gene encoding Na(+)/H(+) exchange regulatory cofactor NHE-RF4 isoform X2 codes for MSIVKFEFNPKVGIDNPALTLTEDTDAEGVGEPRFYLLTKESTETFGFCLHEELCCQGHVIRQLELGGVAQRRGLQDGDRLLQVNGHFVDHMDHLRVVQKIKASGNQVLLAVLDGDSYEAAKSLGRDLSQMLPGDIRPRLCHVTRDKSGFGFSVSCPEGTKGTFQLSVLQDGPADRAGVPAGCWLLELNGDSVRSYSHTQLSRKLKQSGNKVTLLVASSAVEEFYRLRGLRVTAALADTSRLPFKVRELHLVKGPAGYGFLLKEDDCSSGGVGQFLWEVDVGLPAEQAGMKEGDRVLAVNGESIEGLDHEQTVHRIRAREDRVTLLVIDPAGDEFYHSIGLSPLQFFEDSDPASGSCTPSLPSRSGSPALCDVEVAPKGPVSWLMAAANSIEIIQSQRQEQHTKLCQAF; via the exons ATGTCCATCGT AAAATTTGAATTTAACCCCAAAGTTGGGATCGACAACCCTGCCTTGACACTGACTGAGGACACGG ATGCTGAGGGCGTGGGGGAGCCCCGCTTCTACCTGCTGACCAAGGAGAGCACCGAGACCTTCGGCTTCTGCCTGCACgaggagctgtgctgccagggcCACGTCATccggcagctggagctgggggggGTGGCCCAGCGCAGGGGGCTGCAGGACGGGGACCGGCTGCTCCAGGTCAATGGCCACTTCGTGGACCACATGGACCACCTCAGG GTGGTGCAGAAGATCAAGGCCAGCGGGAACCAGGTCCTGCTGGCGGTGCTGGACGGTGACTCCTATGAAGCAGCCAAgtccctgggcagggacctGTCACAGATGCTGCCAGGGGACATCCGCCCGCGCCTCTGCCACGTCACCAGGGACAAAAGCGGCTTTGGCTTCAGCGTGTCGTGTCCAGAAG gcaccaAGGGCACCTTCCAGCTGTCGGTGCTGCAGGACGGGCCAGCGGACAGAGCGGGGGTGCCAGCgggctgctggctgctggagctgaacGGGGACAGCGTCAGGAGCTACTCCCACACGCAGCTCAGCAGAAAG CTTAAGCAGAGCGGCAACAAGGTGACACTGCTGGTGGCATCCAGCGCTGTGGAGGAGTTCTATCGCCTGCGGGGCCTGCGGGTCACGGCTGCCTTGGCAGACACCTCCAGGCTCCCCTTCAAGGTCCGGGAGCTGCACCTGGTGAAGGGTCCTGCTGGTTATGGCTTCCTGCTCAAGGAGGATGACTGCAGCTCGGGAGGAGTAG GCCAGTTCCTGTGGGAAGTGGATGTGGGGCTGCCGGCCGagcaggcagggatgaaggaaggGGACCGTGTGCTGGCAGTGAACGGGGAGAGCATCGAGGGGCTGGACCACGAGCAGACCGTGCACAGGATCCGCGCCCGGGAGGACCGGGTGACCCTGCTGGTCATCGACCCTGCTGGTGATGAGTTCTACCACTCG ATTGGGCTGTCCCCGCTGCAGTTCTTTGAGGATAGTGACCCCGCCTCAGGCTCCTGCAcgccctccctgccctctcGCAGCGGCTCCCCTGCACTCTGTGACGTGGAGGTGGCACCCAAGGGACCTGTGTCCTGGCTGATGGCTGCTGCCAACAGCATAGAGATCATACAG AGCCAGCGCCAGGAGCAGCACACAAAGCTGTGCCAGGCATTCTAA